Proteins from a genomic interval of Rosa chinensis cultivar Old Blush chromosome 2, RchiOBHm-V2, whole genome shotgun sequence:
- the LOC112184847 gene encoding uncharacterized protein LOC112184847 has translation MGWFFRRSYTHTYKAKDRELMDIRLKAQYFTDPCKYEPNIFRRRYRMQPCVFDRMMCDLANYDSYFVQTRDACGSLNLSTKQKLTCAMRMLAYGITTDFCDDYLDIAKTTAFEIFEHFKKAIWNVYHETYLY, from the coding sequence ATGGGGTGGTTCTTCAGAAGGTCGTACACTCATACCTATAAGGCCAAGGATCGAGAGCTGATGGATATTCGACTCAAAGCTCAATACTTCACGGATCCGTGTAAGTATGAACCAAACATATTTCGTAGGCGATATAGAATGCAACCTTGTGTCTTTGACAGGATGATGTGCGACTTGGCCAACTACGACTcatattttgttcaaacaagAGATGCTTGTGGGAGTCTCAACTTATCCACTAAACAAAAGCTGACATGCGCCATGAGAATGCTCGCATATGGCATCACAACTGATTTCTGCGATGATTACCTAGATATTGCGAAGACCACTGCCTTTGAGATTTTTGAGCACTTCAAAAAAGCAATCTGGAATGTGTACCATGAGACTTACCTCTACTGA